AGGACACCGATTGGCGCCTTGGAGATAAAATAAAATATATCGTGTAAGGAGAAGGAAGATGAAACGCAGCACCTCGAAGTACAAGTTTCGCAGGGGGGGTAAACTCCCTCCTCCAAATGTTGTGTTTGGCGCTCGCGCTTGTGATGCTGTTCACAGCATGCACGGGGAGCGATAAGAGGATGAACGCCGCAGTTGCACCGGAGGCGGCGGTTACCGGCACGCAGGGCGAATCCCCGGCGGACGAGTTGGCGAACCGCGCGCCCGCGGTGGACCCAGGGCTTGACGGCGACGAGCCGGAAGGCGGCGGGCAGAGCTTGGATGGGCAAGGCATATTGGACGGAGAGAATTGGCCCGTTCGGGAGTTCACTCACCCCATTTCCGGAGAGACAAATTACATTTTTGACTACTCCGTGGTGATTTGCTTTAAAAACCCGCCTCAGTTTCCTGATGTTCCTTCAAACTACTACGACGAGGAACTTAATCCATTCGATCCGGTGTACTCACTTCCGATGAATCCTGTTGCATCAGATCAGGACGTTGCTTCGTTCATTGCGTCTGAGAATTTGTTCGTAGATAACGATTGGCCGCCAATTAGGGCGATAGGCGCAATTCTTCCCGAGGGAACAACAGTGGAAGAAGCCGTTGAGAATTGGCCGGACGATTACCCAAACCTAATTGAGACCGTTGAACCAGAGTACTTTTACATTGTAGATGTTTGGCCAATTACGGATCCGAATGATCCCAGGTTTAGCGAGCAATGGGCATTGAAGGAAACCGAAGCCTACGACATCAACATTCAAGACGCTTGGCGGAATGGATATTATGGGCGTAGCGATGAAGTCGTTGCAATAATGGACACCGGAGTTCAGCTGATTCACGGTGACTTGACTAGTCGTCGAACTCCTTGGGGTGTACGAACCACCGACAAGCTTTACCAAACAATGTTTGAGCCAAACGGGGGTCAGCCTGTTATTAAGTATCACGGCAACTGGCCGGACCCCAGAGCGGTGCCGTATTGCATGATGTTAGGCCATGGAACAAGTGTTGCTGGAACGATTTCCGCAGCCATTAACAACGCATACGTTCCTTCATACAACGCTGTTGCCGGTATTTCGCCCCAAAACCGCTACTATCCTGTCGGGCTCGATTTTTATGTAGTTTGGGTAGAATGCGGTGAATCGGGATTCATGCTCAGTGGAATACGGCATAAGTCGATCACGAATGCCCTTGGCGCTTTGGGATGCGTCAAAGGAGTCTTCAAAAAGGAATGGCTGTATTACCCGCCTTTCAACTACACCGTTGAGCATTACAACATAGAGGTGGTTAATTGCAGCTTCGGCGGACCCAAGTCTTCGGACATTGAGCTTATGGTTGGCGTCCTTTCCGGCAAAATGCTGTTTGTATGCAGCGCCGGAAACGACAATTCCGCTACTAAGTTCAGTTATCCGGCGGCTTACCCACGATGCCTGGCAGTTGCGGCCCATGCATCAGACGGCAGCCGTTCTCCGTTTAGCAACAAGAATATGGCTTTAGTAGATATTTCCGCGCCGGGATCGGGCATATTGACGACGGATATGCTTGGCAACAGCTGGCGAGGGGTGCAGCTCGGATTCGATCCGTCCGCAACTTGTACAATTAGCGGGACAAGTTTTTCGTCGCCGATAACTGCAGCAGTTGCGGTAATGCTTTCTTCAAAGCACAGGGATATGAGCTCGACCCAGCTTGCCCAATGGATCAAGGATACTCATGCTCCGCTGCCTGTCAGCAATCCGCTTTTTCCTTTTGGCAGGATTGATGCTTACGCGGCTTTGTCTCAGGATCCCCCTGAGCCATGGTGGGAGGAATACGAGTGATGCGTTCTAAGCTCTTGGTGCTTTTTGCCTGCGCAATTGCTTTTCAATCAATTTCGGCATGTTCCTGGCGCACATTGCATTTGGGCGATGAATCTGAGTCCAATGTGAATGGAACAATTCAAATGCTCCAAGGTGCGCTCTTTGAGCAACTCGATGACTTGAGCGCCGCCAAGAGCAAGCAGTCCACAGTTCCCTATGACTCGCTGGGATCGCTTTGGTTTGAAAGATACGAAGGAACGGTTCGGTGGCCAAATCCTCTTC
The DNA window shown above is from bacterium and carries:
- a CDS encoding S8 family serine peptidase, whose translation is MANRAPAVDPGLDGDEPEGGGQSLDGQGILDGENWPVREFTHPISGETNYIFDYSVVICFKNPPQFPDVPSNYYDEELNPFDPVYSLPMNPVASDQDVASFIASENLFVDNDWPPIRAIGAILPEGTTVEEAVENWPDDYPNLIETVEPEYFYIVDVWPITDPNDPRFSEQWALKETEAYDINIQDAWRNGYYGRSDEVVAIMDTGVQLIHGDLTSRRTPWGVRTTDKLYQTMFEPNGGQPVIKYHGNWPDPRAVPYCMMLGHGTSVAGTISAAINNAYVPSYNAVAGISPQNRYYPVGLDFYVVWVECGESGFMLSGIRHKSITNALGALGCVKGVFKKEWLYYPPFNYTVEHYNIEVVNCSFGGPKSSDIELMVGVLSGKMLFVCSAGNDNSATKFSYPAAYPRCLAVAAHASDGSRSPFSNKNMALVDISAPGSGILTTDMLGNSWRGVQLGFDPSATCTISGTSFSSPITAAVAVMLSSKHRDMSSTQLAQWIKDTHAPLPVSNPLFPFGRIDAYAALSQDPPEPWWEEYE